TCGGACGTGGCGTGGTCGACGTCGCGGTCCCGGTCCTCGATGAGGCCGTCGGTGTACAGGGCTACGACGGCTCCCTCGGGGAGTTCCAGCTCCACCGACTCGAAGGGCAGTCCGCCGACGCCGAGCGGGGGCCCGGCGTTGATCTCGACCAGCCGCGTAGTGCCGTCGGGGAGGACCACGACGGGCGGGGGGTGTCCGGCGGCGGCCATGGTGAGGTGGCGGGTGACGGGGTCGTAGACGGCGTACAGGCAGGTGGCGCCGAGTTCGGCGGCCTCTTCGTCGCGGTCGTCGGACGCCAGGTGGGTGACCAGGTCGTCGAGGTGGGTGAGGAGTTCGTCCGGCGGCAGGTCCACGTCGGCGAGGGTGCGGACGGCCGTGCACAGGCGGCCCATGGTCGCCGACGACGGGATGCCGTGCCCGACGACGTCGCCGACGACCAGGGCGACCCGGCTGCCGGACAGCGGGATCACGTCGAACCAGTCGCCGCCGATGCCGGCGAGGGAGCCGGAGGGCAGATAGCGGTGGGCCACCTCGACCACCGCCTGTCCGGGCAGTCCGCGCGGCAGCAGGCTGTGCTGGAGGGCCAGCGCGGTGGTGCGTTCGCGGGCGAAGCGGCGGGCGTTGTCGACGCAGACGGCGGCCCGGCTGGCGAGTTCCTCGGCGAGGACGGCGTCGTCCGCGCCGTAGTCGTCGGGGTTGGCGATGCGGACGGCCACCGCGACGCCGAGCGTGATGCCGCGGGCCCGCAGCGGTACCGCGAGCATCGAGTGGACGCCCTTGCGGTGGGGGCGGCCGGCCGGGGCCCGCGCGTTGCGTTCGGCGACCCAGCGCACGAAGTCCGGCTCGCCCGCCTGGCCGAGGACGGCTCGCCCCTCCCGCAGGGCCCGGGCGGGCGGCGAGTACCCGGGGTAGATCTCCGAGTCGCCCAGGCGCACGGCGGCCTCCGGAGTGCCTTCGGTACGGGAGCCGTGGGCGACGCGGCGCAGGACGATCTCTTTGTCCAGTGCCGTAGGGGCTTCGTCCGCCCCGAGGACCCAGTCGAGCAGGTCCACGCTGGCGAAGTCGGCGTACCGCGGGACCAGGAGTTCCACGAGTTCTTCGGCGGTGCGCACCACGTCCAGGGTGGTGCCGATGGCGGCCGCCGCCTCGTTGAGCAGGGCCAGCCGCTGCCGGGCCCAGTACTGCTCGGTGCTGTCGAGGGCGGCCAGGGCCACGCCGGTCACTTCACCCGAGTCGTCCCGCACCGGCCACATCTCGATGCTCCAGGCGTGTTCCCGGTTGAGGGCGGGCGCGCCGGTGAAGCTCTCGGAGTGGACCGGCCAGCCCGTCTCGGCGACGCGGCGCAGATTGCTGTGGAAGTCCCGGCTGTGCTCGGCGTCCTCCACGGTCTCCAGGAAGGGCCTGCCCAGCAGCACCTCCTCGGGCACGCCCATGACCCGGCAGGCCGTGTCGTTGACGCGCAGATAGCGCTGTCGCGTGTCGAAGACCGACATGGACATCGATGCCTGCTGGAAGGCCTGCCCCGCCAGGGTCGGCTCGGGGCCGCCGGGCCTGGCGGTGATCACATGTCCGCCAGGTGCGCCGTCCGGGCCCAGCACGGCGGTCGCCTGCACGGGGAGCGCCACGGTGGAGCCGTCGCGATGCCGCAGGACGACGGGGCCGGACAGCGCGGCCCAGGCCTCCGCAGACGGGTCCTCGGCGAGCAGATCGCGTGCCGCCCGTCCCACGACCTCCTCGGCCGGGTATCCGGTCAGCTGCCGGGCACCCTCGCTCCACCCCGTTACGACACCCGAGGAATCGATGATCACCGTGGCGGAGGCGTGCTCCATATCGTCCAGAATGGCCCTCTTGCGGGGCCGTATCAACCGGCGCCGGCGCCTCCGTGCGGGTCCGAGGTCACTTCCGGTGGGCGCGCAGCGCCGCGAGGGCTCGGTCGGCGTGGGTGTTCATGCGCAGTTCGCTGTGCACGGCCTCGAGGACGGTGCGGTCCTCGGCGATGACGTAGGTGACGCGCTTGGTGGGCGCCATGGAGAAGCCTCGCTTGACCCCGAACTGTTCCCGGACCGTCCCGTCGACGTCGGACAGCAGCGGCATGCCCAGGGTGTGGCGCTCGGCGAACTCCTGCTGGCGCTCGACGGGGTCCCCGCTGATCCCGACCGGGCGGGCACCGACGGCGCCGAACTCGGCAGCCAGGTCCCGGAAGTGGCAGGCCTCGGCGGTGCAGCCGGGCGTGAGGGCGGCGGGGTAGAAGAAAAGCACCACCGGTCCCTCGGTGAGCAGTTCGGACAGGCGACGGCGGGTGCCGGTCTCGTCCGCCAGCTCGAAGTCCTCGGTCTTGTCCCCGATCCCTATGCGTCCGCTCACTGTGTGCCCCTCATGTGATTCCTGCGCGCGATCACTGGAGCGTAACGCGGTCGTCTGCCCGTTCCCGAAGGGGGCAGGCCTCGAACGGGGCTTGTGGGAACGGCGATTGTGCGTTCCGGGCGTGTAGCCGAACGAGCGGCGGAAGACGTCGACGAACGCGCTGGTGGAGGACCAGCCGCAGCGGTGGGCGACCGTGAGGTGGTCGTACGCGCTGACCGTCCTCGCCGTCGCCGGGATCGTCGTCGTGCCCGGCCCCGCGGTCCACCTGTTCATCGCGCCGACGTCAGCGGGCCTGTACGTGCCGTTCTCGCTGCACATCACGCTCTGCCAGGGCTGTCTCCCCGGCGAGTGGGGACCGCGAGCGGGGTCACGCTGGGTCTGACGGTGAGCGTCGGCGGGCTCGCCGCCCCTGTCCTCGGCGCGGTCGCCGACGCCACGTCCCTGCGGACCGCGCTGCTCCCGCTCATCGCCCTGCCCGCACTGGGGCACCTGCTGCTGCGGGGCCTGCACGAGCCCGGCCGCCCCGCTCATGCCTAGCTCAGGCCTTGCCCGCCGGTGCCACCGCCTCGGGTTCCGACTCGTCGTCGATGGCGTACGACAGGAAGTCGTCGACCATGCGGTGGAAGAGGGTGGCGAGCTGGCGCAGCTCCTCCGCAGACCAGTCGCCCAGGGCCAGTTGCATGCCGCGTGCGCCCGCGTCGCGGATGCTGTCGATGGCCTGGCGCCCCGCGTCGGTGAGCTGGATGCGCTGGGCGCGGCGGTCGTCGGGGTCCGGGACGCGGGTGACGTAACCGGCCTTCTGCAGTTGCTGCACCGTGCGGGTGACGTGCGAGGCCTCCACCCCCAGCCGGGTGGCCAGCTCCCCGGGGCGCAACGGCTCCGAGTCGGCGACCTGGCGCAGCAGCGCCACGGCGGCCCGGTCCAGCGGCACGCCGGCCAGGGCCATCAGCCGGTCGTGCTGCCGGGCGCGCGTGCTCAGGTAGGTGATGCGGGTGAGCGCCCGCTCGATCTCGATCACTTCCGGGGACGCGGGGGCATCAGGCAGCTGTGGTGTGGGCATACGAGCCACTTTACCATCTTGTTGCGTAACTCAATTAATCTATGGCCCTTGTCCGGCTGTGCCGTGCCGGAGACGGCCCGTGCGAGGGCGCGTATCCATCGCGGGCGGTAGCGTCGTCAGTACGCCACGGATAGCGGAGAAGAATCGTGCCCGAACTCCCGGATGTCGAGGGATTCCGCCAGGTCCTGCTCGATTGCGGGAGTCGCCGGTCCGTCACGGACATCGAGGTGCGGGACGCCGGAGTTCTACGGGGTGTCACCGAGAAACGACTCCGGAAAGAACTGAAGGGGAAGCGTCTCGGGAAGGCGTGGCGGCACGGAAAATGGCTCTTCGTACCGACGGACGGTGGCCCGACCCTTGTCTTTCATTTCGGAATGACAGGGTCACTGCGGTGCTGTGACCAGGAAGAACCGATCGAGGCACATGACCGCATCGTGCTGACACTCGACGGTACGCGGAATCTCTGCTATCGCGATCAACGCAAGCTGCAGGGCGTGCAGTTGGCCGACGACGCCGCGGCGGACCGAATTCTGGACGGTCTGGGCCCGGACGCCCAGGCCGTGAGCCGAGAAGAGTTTCTGGAACTGCTGTCGGGACGACGGGGTGCCGTCAAGAGTGCGCTGATGGACCAGTCCGTCATCGCGGGCCTCGGAAACCTCCTGTGCGACGAGATCCTCTGGCGCGCTCGTGTCGCCCCCCGAAATCCGGCGCGGAACCTGGACGAGAAGACACTCCGGCGCATCCACGCGGCGATGGGTCGTGTCCTGACGACATCCGTGCGCGACGGGCGGGTGCCGCCACGACGCTCCTGGCTCACCGGGCGCCGGGACGACAGTGAGCCGAAATGTCCCCGCTGCGGCGATTCCCTGCGTTCGAGTCGCAGCGCGGGACGCCGCACGGTCTGGTGCCCGCACTGTCAGGCCTGAACGGCGCCATGACGCCGTAGGGAAAGGTGAGGCCGCGGGCGCGGGTCCCACCGCGTCCACGGCCTCGTTCCCACGGCCGCTCAGCCACGGCACGAGTGCCCCAGGGCCACGCGAGCAAACACACTCCCCGCCGGGCTGAACCGTGTGGCGACCTTTCCATCGCGTGCATCCCCGGGCACCGGGTACTCGGGGCGGAGCACGCTCATGACGCGTGGATCAACCCTCCCCCGAAAGGAGCCGGTCGTGAGGAGCGAATCCGGCGGCAAGGTCGTCGTCACGGGTGCCACCGGCAATGTGGGCACCAGCCTGGTGCGCCTGCTCGTGGAGGATTCGGAGGTCGGATCCGTGCGGGGTCTCGCCCGTCGGATTCCGGACTGGTCGCCCGGCAAGACCCAGTGGTCCGCGGTGGACCTGGCCTCCGAGGACGCCGACCTGGTCAAGGAGTTCGAAGGCGCCGACGCTGTGGTCCATCTGGCCTGGGCCTTCCAGCCCACGCACGATCCGGCCGCTACCTGGCGCACCAACGTGCTCGGCGGCATCCGGGTGTTCGAGGCAGTGGCTGCGGCGAAGGTGCCGGCGCTGATCCATGCCTCCTCCGTGGGGGCGTACTCGCCGGGGCCCAAGGACCGCGCGGTGGACGAGTCGTGGCCGACTCATGGGTGGCCGGATGCTGCTTACTGCCGTGAGAAGGCTTACCTGGAGCGGGCTCTGGACTCCTTCGAGCAGCAGCGCCCGGGGATCCGGGTGGTACGGATGCGGCCCGCCTTCCTCTTCAAGCGGGAGTCGGCGAGCGAGCAGCGCCGCATCTTCGGCGGCCGTTTCCTGCCAGGACCGCTGGCGCGTCCCGAGTTGCTGCCCTTCCTCCCCGACATCCCGGGCCTGCGGGTGCAGGCCCTGCACACCGACGACGCGGCGCAGGCCTACCGGCTGGCGGTGCACAGCCACCTGGGCGGCGCGTTCAACCTGGCGGGCGAGCCGCCCGTCGACGCGCAGATGCTGGGCGAGATGCTCGGAGCCCGCCCGGTACGGCTGCCACGCCCGGCCGCCCGCTCCGCCATCGCGGCCGCATGGGGCCTGCATCTGCTGCCCGCCTCACCCCACCTCTTCGACGCCGTGCTCCGGCTCCCCCTCATGGACTGCTCACGGGCCCACACCGAACTCCACTGGCAGCCGGAGCGGACGGCCGGAGAGGTGCTGGAGGAGTTCCTGCACGGGCTGCAACGGGGAGCCGGCGCGGAGACAGAGCCCCTCCAGGGCCGCAAAGTGGGCTGAGCCGTCCCCCGCACTCGCGCCACCGTCGTTCACGCCGGGCGCCGGGGCTGCGGCACGTTCTGCGCGTCGGCGACCGTGGTGAGGTCGTCCAGGAGTCGTTGCGTGTCCAGGGCCAGACCGCCGAGGGCGGGGGTGATCTCGTAGCGGCCGTCGGCGAGTACGGCGGTCAGACGCTGGTGTGCGGCGGTCGCCTCGTTCAGCGCGCCGTCGCGCTCGTCGGCGCTGTCGGGGTCGAGCACGTCGCCGGCCGACCGCAAGAGGGGCGAGAGGATGCCCGGTACGCAGTCCGGAAGCGTGGTGGCATCATTCAGCGTACGGATCGTCGCTCTGATGTGTTCGGTGATCCGGTCCCAGGTGAGGTCCCAGTCGGCCGACGGTGGTGGGACAACGGTCCGGCGCAGCTTGTGCCCCGGGTTGAAGCGGAAGCTCTCGTCCGACCAGCGTCGCGCGTCCCGCAGCTCCGCGACCACGTCGGTCAGTCGCGCGGCCCTGTCGTACCAGCCCCGCACCCGGCCGTCGTCGTACGCGCCCTCGATGCCGACGGCGACCTCGTGCAGCAACTTGGCGCAGTCCCGCGGGAGTTGGTCCCGCAGGTGGCGGACTCGGTCGGTGTGCACCGGCGGCAGTACCAAGGCGTTCACGCAGACGCCGATGGCCGCTCCGAGCAGGGTCTCCAGGAGGCGGTGCAGGATGTCGAAGCCGGCGTACGACTCGTACACGAGGACGAACAGTGCGGCGGTGGGCGCGTACAGGCCCTGAGAACCGAACCGGGTGTAGTTGCCGAGCAGGACCGTCAGGGGCAGGGCCACCGCCATCGCGGCCATAGTGTTGGGGGCGAGCACGCCGGCGCCGGCGGCGAGAAGCGTTCCCGAGACGACCACCACGAATTGCTGCAGTGCGGACAGCAGGGAGCGGTAGACGGTGCTCTGCACCAGGAACAGCGCGGTCCATGGCGCCAGGAGGGCCATCGGCGCGTTCCACCACCAGCCGGCCAGCGCCCAGGCCAGTAGCGCGGCGCCCGCCGTCTTGAGGGACTGGACCGTGGCGTAGCGCTCGGGGCCGGCAGCGGTGACGCACCTGCGGACCGAGCGGCACAGGGATGTGGCTTCCCAGGTGAGTGAGTGCCACACGATGACGCTCGACTCCTTCCTCAGGTTCCTCGGGTTCCTCGGGGCAGGGGCGTGCGGCCGGTGGCGTTGAAGATCGCGGCGGTTTCGGGGAACGAGCAGGGCCGGTGGGCACCGGCGCCGACGCTCAGCGGCGTACCGGCGGCCGGTCCCAGTGGCGGTGGGCGGCGATCGCGGCCGTCAGCTGCGACAGGAACCTCTCGCTGGCCGGCCCGGTCGACGTCTCGGTGACCACGCCGCGGTCGGCCACGGTGCCGTCGCCGTCTCCGGCGAGCCGCAGGCCGTCCGGTTCCAGCATGGCGACCAGATCGACGCCGCTGCCCAGGGCGCCGACCGGCTTGCCGTGCCGGTAGGCGTCCCGTACGAACCGCTGGACCGTCGCGTCGCCGGCGAGCTCGCGCGCGCCGCCCGGGACGACCACCGCGTCGTAGAGCACGGACGCGACCGTGGGCAGCGCCCGGTCGACCTGGTGCCGGCCGTCGTCGCTGTCGCGCACCGTGCCGTCGTGGAAGGCCAGTTCCTCGACGATCGCGCCACCGTCCTCCATGACCTCCCGCACGGTGCCGACCTGGGCCGCGTCCACACCATCGCCGACCAGGACCGCGACCTGCCGGGTACGGATACTGCCGTCGCCGCGGAGTTTGTCGCTCGTCATGCTCAGCGCCGGGGAGGGTTCCGGCTGCGGGGTGTCCTCCTTGTCGGGCGGCTCGACACCGATGCCCTCGGCCACGGCGGCGGCCAATCCGTGGTGCACATGGCCCAGTTGCTCGACGGTCCGCTGCCGTACCTGCATGGACCCGACCTTGCCGAGCTCGAAACGGAAAGCGTCGATGATGTGCTGCCTCTCCCAGTCGGACATGCTCAGGAAGAACAGCGCCGCCTGGGTGTAGTGGTCCTTGAAGCTCTCGCTGCGCTTGCGGATCTTGTTCCCGTCCACCCGCTCCTGGAGATGGCTGTACGCGCTCGGATCGGCAGCCCCGGCGAGCACCGGGCAGCCGCCGCTCAGGGAGTTGGGGCTGTAGCTGGTGCCGCTGTGTATCTGTCCCTGGTGGAAGCCGTCCCGCTGGTTCGTGCGGACGTCCACGACCGGCCGGTTCACCGGAATCTGGGCGAAGTTGGGGCCGCCCAGGCGGATCAACTGAGTGTCCAGATAGGAGAAGTTGCGGGCCTGGAGCAGCGGGTCGTTGGTGAAGTCGATGCCCGGCACCACGTTGGCCGTGTGGAAGGCGACCTGTTCGGTCTCGGCGAAGAAGTTCTCCGGGTTGCGGTCGAGGACCATGCGGCCGATGGGCCGGACGGGGATCTCCTCCTCCGGGATGATCTTCGTGGCGTCCAGGAGGTCGAAGTCGAAGGAGTGCTCGTCCTCTTCCGGCACCAACTGCACACCCAGTTCGTATTCCGGGTAGTTGCCGGCCGCGATGTTGTCCCACAGGTCACGGCGGTTGAAGTCCGGGTCACGGCCCTGGGTCTCCTGCGCTTCGTCCCACACCAGCGAGTGAACGCCCAGCACGGGCGTCCAGTGGAACTTCACGAACGTGCCGTTGCCCTCGGCGTCGACGAACCGGAAGGTGTGCACGCCGAAGCCCTGCATCGTCCGGTAGCTGCGCGGAATGGCGCGGTCGGACATCAGCCACATCATCATGTGCAAGGTCTCGGGCTGGAGGGAGACGAAGTCCCAGAGGGTGTCGTGCGCGGACGCGCCCGTGGGGATCTCGTTGTGCGGTTCCGGCTTCACGGCGTGCACGAAGTCGGGAAATTTGATGCCGTCCTGGATGAAGAAGACCGGCATGTTGTTCCCGACAAGATCGTAATTGCCCTCCGACGTATAGAACTTCGTCGCGAAGCCGCGGACGTCGCGCACCGTGTCCGCCGAGCCGCGCGGGCCCTGCACGGTGGAGAAGCGCACGAACACCGGCGTCCGCACGGACGGATCCTGGAGGAAGGCGGCCTTGGTGAACTCCGCACAGGACTGGTACGGCTGGAAGTAGCCGTACGCGCCGGCCCCTCGGGCATGCACCACGCGCTCCGGGATCCGCTCGTGGTCGAAGCGGGTGAGCTTCTCCCGGAAGTGGAAGTCCTCCATCAGCGTGGGGCCGCGCTCCCCCGCCTGGAGAGAGTCGTCGGTGTGATCGACCACCACTCCCTGATCCGTGGTGAGCGGGCCACCGGCGGGGTCGGGGGCGCGGTGGGCGTCGCGCTGCCGCTGCTTCGCGTCGTCGGCGGGACGGCGTTCGTGCGTGGTCATGACGTTTTCTCCCTCGGCTCATCGACTGGGTCGGCCGGTTGGCTGGTCGGTCGTCGCGCGGTCCCCCGCACCGATCAATGCGCGTGTCCCTCCCGTAGCCGGATCTCGACCAGGCCGTCGCTGAGGCGTACGTCGAAGGAGGGCTGCGGTGCCGTGGACGGGCCGGCCACGCAGGCGCCGTCCGCGAGCCGGAACGTGCTGCCGTGCCAGGGACAGGTCACGCATCCGTCACTGATCTCGCCCTCCGACAGAGGGCCCGACAGATGGGCGCACCGCTCCGCCAGCGCGTGTACTTCTCCGGGACTGTCGGAGTCCCGTACGAGCAGCACGGGCACCTCCCCGACCATCCGCCGGACGACACTGCCCCGCGGGAACTCCTCCGGGTCACCGACCGCATGCCAGCCCGCGTCGATCAGATGCGGCACGGCCTCGCTGTGGTTCACCCCCGCGGCCTGCCGGTACGCCATGTGGCCGCCGAGAAACCCGCCGACCGTGGCGGCCGTGAGTCCGGCGAAGCCGAGCAGCCGACCGCTCCGGCCCCTGCTGCGGGCCGCGAGCGAGGCGGCGTAGCAGGCGATGGCCACGGTGTTCGCCGCCGCGTGCACCACGCCCACGCGCTCCTGCTCGGGTAGCTGGTCCGCGAAGTCGACGGCCCCCGCCAGCGCGGCCGGGGCGGCGCCGGCGAGCCCGACGGCGACCAGCAGCCGGGCCGCGCGCTCATTGCCGCGGGTCAGATCGAGCACCGCGGCGGACGTCCAGGCGCCGATGGGGGTCTGCACCAGCACCGGGTGCAGGGGGTGGCCCTGCCAACGGCCGCGCAGCACGTCCCGCAGGGGCCCGAGGGGCAGAGCGTGGACACCCGTCCGTACGGGGGCCGCGACACGGTCGAGCAGGTCGGCGTCCTCCAGGACTTCGATCTTCGACAGGGGATTGCGCATGTGCGCCGGGTTACCCGATCACTCCGGCGAAAACCTGGCAGCAGGCGTTCCTTCCAGCTCATCGGCATGGTGTTCAACCGGGCTGAGTGCAGGTGGTCGCCGGTTCGCGCCGCGGGTGTCGGTGCTCAGCCCGCCGAGGCGTACGTCCACCGCAGCAGGGCGCCGAGGCCACCCGCCGGGACGTCCCTGCCCTCGCCGTCCGAAGGGGGAATGATCAGCACGTCGGCGGCGGTCACCGCTGCCGTCCGCAGCAGTGCGTCGTCGGCCCGCACCGGGAACGGATCGCCCTCACCCAGGATCCGCGCATCGGTGCGACGCACCGCCACTTGGTCGGGATCGTCACCCGCCCATGTCTCACGGGCCAGATCCGCCCCATCGGGACGAATCAGCAGCGTATCGATGCGGTGCTCCCTGACGGCTTCCACCAGGGCCGGGACGCCCTCCACCGCGTCCGTCGGCCCGTCGGTGCCGCTCCGTCCGGCACGGAACCGGTCGAGCGCCTCCTCGATGCGACGCCGGGTGTACTCCCGGCGGGCCTGCTCGACGGCCTCTTCCAGCGCGGGAGAGAAGGAGCCGGCGGCATGACCACCATGCTCCGTTTCCACCGTGACCTCCCGAACGGCCTCGGGCAGCTCGTCCCGCACGGCAGGCCGCTCGCGCGGGTCGCCGACCAGGACGACCAGGTCGGCGCCGGACTCCGCGTACGCCGAACTCAGCGCTTCGGCGATCTCACGGGCGTTGTGGTCCCAGGTGTTCTCGACCCTCAGCTGGAAATGCCGCTCCGACCAGTCCGCCGAGGCCGTACGGTGCACCGGCCAGTGCCGGCCCTCGACCTGCCCGGCGTCCTGCGGACCGGTCGCCCCGCGCAGTTCGAAGTCGGCGCCGGTCCGGTCGATGTAGGCCACCAGGCAGACCGGATCCTGAGCGGAGAGCTCCAGCAGCGGTGTGAGCCGGGGCAGGGCGGTCCAGCGGGCGATCTGCCGCTGCGGCGGCCGGGAGAGATTGAGGCTGAGCACCACCTCTCCTCCGGCGGCGAAGATCGCTCGGCCGGCCGGGGCGTCCGCGGGCCGGATGTTCGTCAGGGCCTCGCGCACCGCTTGCACGGTCGCCGCGTCGGCGCCTTCCTCCTCCAGGTTCCGACAGGCTTCCCGTACGGACAGCTCACGCCGCTTGGCCCCCGACTCGTCATTCTGAGCGGGGTCGAAGTACACGGTGGCCCATGGGCCACGACGGTCGAACAGTGGTCCCAGAAATGACAGCTGCACGATTCCTCCTCGTTCATCCCTGTTCCCGGGCCGAGTTCCCGGAGGACGAGGAGGGACACACACGGCAGCCGCACACCAGCCGCCAGCCGGAGTCAGGCGGTCACCTTTCCTGTCGTCGCGTCCGATACCGGTGAGGGCGTCGATCAGTTGGTCACGGCTCATCTTCGACCGACCGGGAATGTCCTGTTCCCCGGCCCGGGGATGCAGCTCGGCCTTGCTCAGCTGCTGCAGCTCGCTCTTCTTGTCCTTGTCCGCGGTGTTTGTGGAGGACGACTTCCTCCGCCGCGACCTCGTGCGGCGCCTCGGGAGGGGGCCCGTCGAGGCTTGCTGACCTACAAGACCGACCGCGACGGCGGCACCCTGCATAAGGTCCCCGCCCCGAAGACCTCCCTGCGTTGCTCCGCATGCGGCTTCATCGCCCCCGGCAGCCGGGAGGATCCAGTCACGTGAGCACTTCAAGAGGACGTACTCCCCTGGTCACCTCGGTCACCTCGAAGCCCTTGACGATGCCTCGCTCGGGACTTCCTTGCCGGTGCGCTCGTTGACGCACCGGTTCCTCGGTCACGCTGTACAGCCCGACGGGCGCGCTGACCAGCCCGAACGTGACCAGCCCGGCCCAGATCGCCCGCGCCATGACGCCCTCACCCATGCAAGACCACGTGGTCATCGACCAGTAGACCATCGCCTCGGCACTGGTGGTGCGGCGCTCGAAGTCACGCACCAGGCGACGGATACGCATCAGGTGGGCTAAGAGGCGCTCGTGTCTGGAGGCCCTGGAAGAGATAGGCGAGCAGGCGCCGGGAGGCAGCGAGGGCCGTTTCTCTCGGTAGTCCGGCGAGGCCGCTGTTGGCCAGGAGCAGGGGGGGTGATGTCGGCGGGGTCGAAGTCGTCGCACGGCTGTCCGATCTCGCGGGCACGCTGGACCAGCCGCGCCAGACCCTCTTCGGCGCAG
This genomic window from Streptomyces sp. DG2A-72 contains:
- a CDS encoding Vms1/Ankzf1 family peptidyl-tRNA hydrolase, coding for MQLSFLGPLFDRRGPWATVYFDPAQNDESGAKRRELSVREACRNLEEEGADAATVQAVREALTNIRPADAPAGRAIFAAGGEVVLSLNLSRPPQRQIARWTALPRLTPLLELSAQDPVCLVAYIDRTGADFELRGATGPQDAGQVEGRHWPVHRTASADWSERHFQLRVENTWDHNAREIAEALSSAYAESGADLVVLVGDPRERPAVRDELPEAVREVTVETEHGGHAAGSFSPALEEAVEQARREYTRRRIEEALDRFRAGRSGTDGPTDAVEGVPALVEAVREHRIDTLLIRPDGADLARETWAGDDPDQVAVRRTDARILGEGDPFPVRADDALLRTAAVTAADVLIIPPSDGEGRDVPAGGLGALLRWTYASAG
- a CDS encoding MarR family winged helix-turn-helix transcriptional regulator, which gives rise to MPTPQLPDAPASPEVIEIERALTRITYLSTRARQHDRLMALAGVPLDRAAVALLRQVADSEPLRPGELATRLGVEASHVTRTVQQLQKAGYVTRVPDPDDRRAQRIQLTDAGRQAIDSIRDAGARGMQLALGDWSAEELRQLATLFHRMVDDFLSYAIDDESEPEAVAPAGKA
- a CDS encoding SDR family oxidoreductase, with product MRSESGGKVVVTGATGNVGTSLVRLLVEDSEVGSVRGLARRIPDWSPGKTQWSAVDLASEDADLVKEFEGADAVVHLAWAFQPTHDPAATWRTNVLGGIRVFEAVAAAKVPALIHASSVGAYSPGPKDRAVDESWPTHGWPDAAYCREKAYLERALDSFEQQRPGIRVVRMRPAFLFKRESASEQRRIFGGRFLPGPLARPELLPFLPDIPGLRVQALHTDDAAQAYRLAVHSHLGGAFNLAGEPPVDAQMLGEMLGARPVRLPRPAARSAIAAAWGLHLLPASPHLFDAVLRLPLMDCSRAHTELHWQPERTAGEVLEEFLHGLQRGAGAETEPLQGRKVG
- a CDS encoding SpoIIE family protein phosphatase — protein: MLDDMEHASATVIIDSSGVVTGWSEGARQLTGYPAEEVVGRAARDLLAEDPSAEAWAALSGPVVLRHRDGSTVALPVQATAVLGPDGAPGGHVITARPGGPEPTLAGQAFQQASMSMSVFDTRQRYLRVNDTACRVMGVPEEVLLGRPFLETVEDAEHSRDFHSNLRRVAETGWPVHSESFTGAPALNREHAWSIEMWPVRDDSGEVTGVALAALDSTEQYWARQRLALLNEAAAAIGTTLDVVRTAEELVELLVPRYADFASVDLLDWVLGADEAPTALDKEIVLRRVAHGSRTEGTPEAAVRLGDSEIYPGYSPPARALREGRAVLGQAGEPDFVRWVAERNARAPAGRPHRKGVHSMLAVPLRARGITLGVAVAVRIANPDDYGADDAVLAEELASRAAVCVDNARRFARERTTALALQHSLLPRGLPGQAVVEVAHRYLPSGSLAGIGGDWFDVIPLSGSRVALVVGDVVGHGIPSSATMGRLCTAVRTLADVDLPPDELLTHLDDLVTHLASDDRDEEAAELGATCLYAVYDPVTRHLTMAAAGHPPPVVVLPDGTTRLVEINAGPPLGVGGLPFESVELELPEGAVVALYTDGLIEDRDRDVDHATSELCRALAARTDTLDALCDTVLKAVLPEEPSDDVALLLARTRALGADRVATWDVIPDPAHVAVTRQEAIEQLAAWGLDEAAFVTELVVSELVTNAIRYGEPPIQLRLIRDRTLICEVSDGSSTSPHLRRAHAYDEGGRGLLLVAQLTQRWGSRQTVRGKTIWAEQPLPPP
- a CDS encoding peroxiredoxin → MSGRIGIGDKTEDFELADETGTRRRLSELLTEGPVVLFFYPAALTPGCTAEACHFRDLAAEFGAVGARPVGISGDPVERQQEFAERHTLGMPLLSDVDGTVREQFGVKRGFSMAPTKRVTYVIAEDRTVLEAVHSELRMNTHADRALAALRAHRK
- a CDS encoding Fpg/Nei family DNA glycosylase is translated as MPELPDVEGFRQVLLDCGSRRSVTDIEVRDAGVLRGVTEKRLRKELKGKRLGKAWRHGKWLFVPTDGGPTLVFHFGMTGSLRCCDQEEPIEAHDRIVLTLDGTRNLCYRDQRKLQGVQLADDAAADRILDGLGPDAQAVSREEFLELLSGRRGAVKSALMDQSVIAGLGNLLCDEILWRARVAPRNPARNLDEKTLRRIHAAMGRVLTTSVRDGRVPPRRSWLTGRRDDSEPKCPRCGDSLRSSRSAGRRTVWCPHCQA
- a CDS encoding catalase → MTTHERRPADDAKQRQRDAHRAPDPAGGPLTTDQGVVVDHTDDSLQAGERGPTLMEDFHFREKLTRFDHERIPERVVHARGAGAYGYFQPYQSCAEFTKAAFLQDPSVRTPVFVRFSTVQGPRGSADTVRDVRGFATKFYTSEGNYDLVGNNMPVFFIQDGIKFPDFVHAVKPEPHNEIPTGASAHDTLWDFVSLQPETLHMMMWLMSDRAIPRSYRTMQGFGVHTFRFVDAEGNGTFVKFHWTPVLGVHSLVWDEAQETQGRDPDFNRRDLWDNIAAGNYPEYELGVQLVPEEDEHSFDFDLLDATKIIPEEEIPVRPIGRMVLDRNPENFFAETEQVAFHTANVVPGIDFTNDPLLQARNFSYLDTQLIRLGGPNFAQIPVNRPVVDVRTNQRDGFHQGQIHSGTSYSPNSLSGGCPVLAGAADPSAYSHLQERVDGNKIRKRSESFKDHYTQAALFFLSMSDWERQHIIDAFRFELGKVGSMQVRQRTVEQLGHVHHGLAAAVAEGIGVEPPDKEDTPQPEPSPALSMTSDKLRGDGSIRTRQVAVLVGDGVDAAQVGTVREVMEDGGAIVEELAFHDGTVRDSDDGRHQVDRALPTVASVLYDAVVVPGGARELAGDATVQRFVRDAYRHGKPVGALGSGVDLVAMLEPDGLRLAGDGDGTVADRGVVTETSTGPASERFLSQLTAAIAAHRHWDRPPVRR
- a CDS encoding Rieske (2Fe-2S) protein, whose protein sequence is MRNPLSKIEVLEDADLLDRVAAPVRTGVHALPLGPLRDVLRGRWQGHPLHPVLVQTPIGAWTSAAVLDLTRGNERAARLLVAVGLAGAAPAALAGAVDFADQLPEQERVGVVHAAANTVAIACYAASLAARSRGRSGRLLGFAGLTAATVGGFLGGHMAYRQAAGVNHSEAVPHLIDAGWHAVGDPEEFPRGSVVRRMVGEVPVLLVRDSDSPGEVHALAERCAHLSGPLSEGEISDGCVTCPWHGSTFRLADGACVAGPSTAPQPSFDVRLSDGLVEIRLREGHAH
- a CDS encoding aromatic acid exporter family protein, which encodes MWHSLTWEATSLCRSVRRCVTAAGPERYATVQSLKTAGAALLAWALAGWWWNAPMALLAPWTALFLVQSTVYRSLLSALQQFVVVVSGTLLAAGAGVLAPNTMAAMAVALPLTVLLGNYTRFGSQGLYAPTAALFVLVYESYAGFDILHRLLETLLGAAIGVCVNALVLPPVHTDRVRHLRDQLPRDCAKLLHEVAVGIEGAYDDGRVRGWYDRAARLTDVVAELRDARRWSDESFRFNPGHKLRRTVVPPPSADWDLTWDRITEHIRATIRTLNDATTLPDCVPGILSPLLRSAGDVLDPDSADERDGALNEATAAHQRLTAVLADGRYEITPALGGLALDTQRLLDDLTTVADAQNVPQPRRPA